A stretch of the Bradyrhizobium sp. CCBAU 53351 genome encodes the following:
- a CDS encoding potassium transporter Kup → MTASITQAETQEGPVTSGFWALTLGSIGVVFGDIGTSPLYAFHEAVKGAAHGEPVSRVIVLGVLSLILWALLIVVTAKYVLLLLRADNNGEGGTLSLMALGQRALGRRSWVLLALGVVGASMFIGDSMITPAISVLSAVEGLKLATPAFEHYVVPLTVLILALLFAVQSKGTALVASAFGPVMVIWFTVIAVMGAVHIVDDPSVLAAINPYYAVQFVLSHGTIGLVTLGAVFLAVTGGEALYADLGHFGRKPIQLAWMFFVLPALLINYFGQGALVLSDPSAIEHSFYRMVPESLVLPLVGLATAATVIASQAVITGAYSLVYQAVQLGLLPRFEVRYTSETHAGQIYLPRVNRLLLIGVMLLVLLFHTPSNLASAYGIAVSTTMVADGIMGFVVIWKLWNWRAATAAAVIVPFVVVDISFFSANLLKLLEGAWVPLLFGVAMAGTIWTWRKGSGILIQKTRRIEVPLDDLIRSLEKRPPHIVKGTAVFLTSDPSFVPTALLHNLKHNKVLHEHNVILTIETAHTPRVDLAERFRMEKVSDKFSKVRLRFGFMEQPNVPKALAIARKQGWQFDIMSTSFFVSRRSLKASAQSGMPLWQDHLFIALSRSANDATDYFQIPTGRVVEVGTQVTI, encoded by the coding sequence ATGACGGCGAGCATCACACAGGCCGAGACCCAGGAAGGGCCGGTCACATCAGGTTTTTGGGCCCTTACGCTCGGGAGCATCGGCGTCGTCTTCGGCGATATCGGCACCTCGCCGCTCTACGCATTCCACGAGGCGGTCAAGGGCGCGGCCCATGGCGAGCCGGTCTCGCGGGTCATCGTGCTCGGCGTGCTCTCGCTGATCCTGTGGGCGCTTTTGATCGTCGTCACGGCCAAATACGTCCTGCTGCTGCTCCGCGCAGACAATAACGGGGAGGGCGGCACGCTCTCGCTGATGGCGCTCGGCCAGCGGGCGCTCGGGCGGCGAAGCTGGGTTCTGCTCGCCCTCGGCGTGGTCGGCGCTTCGATGTTCATCGGCGATTCCATGATCACGCCGGCGATCTCGGTGCTATCGGCAGTGGAAGGCCTCAAGCTCGCAACTCCTGCGTTCGAGCACTATGTCGTGCCGCTCACGGTCCTCATTCTGGCGTTGCTGTTCGCGGTCCAGAGCAAGGGGACCGCGCTAGTCGCCTCGGCCTTCGGACCGGTGATGGTGATCTGGTTCACCGTCATCGCCGTGATGGGGGCTGTCCACATCGTCGATGATCCCTCCGTGCTGGCGGCGATCAATCCCTATTACGCGGTGCAGTTCGTGCTGTCGCACGGCACGATCGGGCTCGTGACGCTCGGTGCCGTGTTCCTGGCGGTCACCGGAGGTGAGGCGCTTTACGCCGATCTCGGCCATTTCGGCCGCAAGCCGATCCAGCTCGCCTGGATGTTCTTCGTGTTGCCCGCGCTCTTGATCAACTATTTCGGGCAAGGTGCGCTGGTGCTGTCCGACCCCAGCGCGATCGAGCACTCGTTCTATCGCATGGTGCCCGAGAGTCTGGTGCTGCCGCTCGTCGGGCTTGCGACCGCGGCGACCGTCATCGCGAGCCAGGCCGTGATCACCGGGGCCTATTCGCTGGTCTATCAGGCGGTGCAGCTTGGTCTCCTGCCGCGCTTCGAGGTCCGCTATACCTCCGAGACCCATGCCGGCCAGATCTATCTGCCGCGCGTGAACCGGCTGCTCCTGATCGGCGTGATGCTGCTGGTGCTGCTGTTTCACACCCCGAGCAACCTGGCCTCGGCCTACGGCATCGCGGTCTCCACCACCATGGTTGCCGACGGCATCATGGGCTTCGTCGTGATCTGGAAACTGTGGAACTGGCGCGCCGCCACCGCGGCGGCCGTGATCGTGCCCTTCGTCGTGGTCGACATCAGCTTTTTTAGCGCCAATCTCCTGAAGCTGCTGGAGGGCGCCTGGGTGCCGCTGCTGTTCGGCGTCGCCATGGCGGGAACGATCTGGACCTGGCGGAAGGGATCCGGGATTCTGATCCAGAAGACGCGCCGGATCGAGGTGCCGCTCGACGACCTGATCCGGAGCCTCGAGAAGCGGCCGCCGCACATCGTCAAGGGGACCGCGGTGTTCCTGACCAGCGATCCCTCGTTCGTCCCCACCGCGCTGCTGCACAATCTCAAGCACAACAAGGTGCTGCACGAGCACAACGTGATCCTGACCATCGAGACCGCCCACACGCCGCGGGTCGATTTGGCGGAGCGCTTCCGCATGGAGAAGGTCAGCGACAAGTTCTCCAAGGTCCGCCTGCGCTTCGGCTTCATGGAGCAGCCGAACGTGCCCAAGGCGCTCGCGATCGCGCGCAAGCAGGGCTGGCAGTTCGACATCATGTCCACGTCATTCTTCGTGTCACGACGGTCGCTGAAGGCCTCGGCGCAGTCGGGCATGCCGCTGTGGCAG